One Paroedura picta isolate Pp20150507F chromosome 3, Ppicta_v3.0, whole genome shotgun sequence genomic window carries:
- the LOC143833240 gene encoding transmembrane protein 198-like — translation MSSWMSSWLLTMDPFSVLPLVLTPDPRGFNQGAADPSEPAPDPCSLLSERHYEVVPCVICALCCIFGVVYCCFGYRCFKAIMFLSGLLFGSAVIFLLCYKERILDTQLSLEVSAGIALGIGVLCGLVTMLVHSVGLFLTGLLLGLLLATAGLVATEPLYELSSAWVPAGSLLGSALLGAVLALRWQKAFTVLSTAVFGGAVLTLCLDYAVENLALGHHIYDRLRLVPSSPLCWCGWAVLAIWPVLALMGVLLQWKVTAEGFSHTDVVLNRRQKQLQLLRIRQREAKKRQSQIPQEGAHRQKPSAVKRCAGDVLAPSYIQSLRDRQQLGTGTSLSSLSTTAHTAVDLDYDCGSTVPLTTPRGCL, via the exons ATGTCATCCTGGATGTCATCCTGGCTGCTGACCATGGATCCTTTCTCGGTGCTGCCGCTAGTCCTGACTCCTGACCCCCGGGGGTTTAATCAGGGGGCGGCAGACCCCAGTGAACCTGCCCCGGATCCCTGCAGCCTCCTGTCAGAAAGACACTACGAGGTGGTCCCCTGCGTGATCTGTGCCCTCTGCTGCATTTTTGGAGTCGTCTATTGCTGCTTCG GTTATCGCTGTTTCAAAGCCATCATGTTTCTCTCGGGCCTGCTCTTCGGCTCCGCCGTCATCTTCCTGCTTTGCTACAAGGAGCGCATCTTGGACACGCAGTTGAGCCTGGAGGTCAGCGCAGGCATTGCCCTGGGCATCGGAGTCCTGTGTGGCTTAGTCACGATGCTGGTGCACTCGGTCGGGTTGTTCCTCACTGGGCTTCTGCTTGGCTTGCTGTTAGCCACCGCTGGGCTGGTGGCCACGGAGCCGTTATATGAGCTGTCCAGCGCCTGGGTCCCTGCTGGATCTCTCCTGGGCTCTGCCCTCTTAGGTGCCGTTTTGGCCTTGCGCTGGCAGAAAGCCTTCACGGTGCTCTCCACAGCGGTGTTTGGGGGTGCCGTACTCACCCTTTGCTTGGACTACGCCGTGGAGAACCTGGCTTTGGGCCACCACATCTACGACCGCCTCCGTCTGGTGCCGTCCTCTCCGCTGTGCTGGTGCGGCTGGGCCGTGCTGGCCATCTGGCCTGTCCTCGCTCTGATGGGGGTGCTGCTGCAGTGGAAAGTGACGGCTGAAGGCTTCTCCCATACAGATG tGGTCCTTAATCGGCGGCAGAAGCAGTTGCAGCTGTTGCGGATTCGGCAGCGCGAAGCCAAGAAGAGGCAGAGCCAAATTCCACAAGAGGGCGCCCACCGGCAGAAGCCCAGTGCTGTCAAGCGCTGCGCAGGAGATGTCCTTGCACCA AGCTATATCCAGAGCCTGCGTGACCGCCAGCAGCTGGGAACTGGTACATCGCTGAGCAGCCTGAGCACCACTGCGCACACCGCTGTGGATCTGGATTATGACTGTGGCTCTACCGTGCCCCTTACCACTCCccggggctgcctttga